The genomic stretch taatttgttcaatgtgatcccaaATCTGGGCAAGGCCAAACCTCGCGCTGCCacaataaaatgaaaacaaatattatattattagaaaaaaataaaaattttacaaaaattgtgCATTGGTAGTGCCATGTAAGATGGTCGATATCCACAtcgatgatttaaaaaaaaaaaaaaaggccgaaAGAAGGACTACAATGCCAAATTGTCAGaaggtttagcactaaatttgacaaattgaaaagtttaagattaagttGGCATCCGTATAatagttgagaatttttttggtaattttttcaatctAATCCTAAGTAAGTTTCTTAAGCAGAGAGAATCGTATTCATGTTTGTCACATGCATATTTTATATATAGTAaaatcaaagggaaaaaaatgcctCAGCTAATTACCCAATCAACCCTAAATTTGACCTAGAACTAGCTAACTTAGTTTCAAGGTCAACAAGGCCGGTTCCTGATTCCACAAACTAGAACAGAATTAGTTCCACGTTTTAAGTATGGAACCTGGGCACCCTACAACCGGTCACCCCCACCTAAATGTATATATGGACGACTCAATCTATCAGTGTCCACTATCATCCAGAGGAGATCCCATCAAATTCTACGTTTGAGATTAAAGCTACCCTTCTCTATCCATTCCCATTATGCGTATGTAGTTGTTGTGTTCTGAACATCTCAACGTTATGATCCTTGATTAATGTCATAAAAGCGCGACCAAGTTCAATGTAAAGAACAAACAAGAATGGGGGCCCATCCTTAATTTGAAGTCCATAAATGCGCATGCCATGTGCAGTCAGTTCGCCTAATCCAAACTATGGGGCACACGATTAGAAAGCCCATTAAAAAGAGATTCTCTAGTGTCAAATACTTGCAAAGAAAAGTGCAATTTGGCCCAGCCAAGAAGCTATGCTCATATCTGCATGTATAAAAGTAGAGTGCATGCCTTTCATACTGTAAGATGGATTGAGAGCTTATTTTGTCACTTCCGACCCGGCATTTTTCTACATTGTCCGATCCGGCAATCCCTAATAGTGCTAAGCTAGGGTTAACCTCAAATATCTCTTGTTCCATGCAACCAACATATTCTAACATTAAAGTCATCACTGAAGTgaacgtttttcaaaaaaattagcacttaagtaatcgttttgacactaaagtaagtGTCGTGTACAAGTTTCGACACTTGTAGTGTATTTTAGCTGAATATTTTGTATTGCCACGTTGGGAAGGTCCGAGCTCACTTTTTGGCCAACCAAAAATAGGGAAGAAGTTAAAAAGAGCTTAAGTGGAAGCCAGCTCACTAGGTAATTGGAGGCAAGAATATCATATACTAAGCTATTACCGTCAAGTGCAACTAGATCGATATTAAGGTTCtgcttattttgtgaaaaatgtgacatttctaaaaaatattttttcggaaagtcatttttagggaaaatacaaaaatttcacgatatttagCTGTGACCGGAAAatgctagaaaatattttttaccatttggtatggaaaatctcatttgatcttTGGACCAAAATATTCcaatttctaaattatttattaattttcctttttatttttccttcttcctcggccGATTGCTGGCCATAGGAGAGGAGCGAGCTTGAGCATCACCCAATCAATTAGCTTCAAGCTCACTAAAGGCCAGCAAGGCTCGCTAGCCTTGGGTGAGCTCATCCCTCGCGCGTGGCTGACCAGCAATTGGCTGTCGCCGTGGCTGACCAGCAATTGGGCGTCGTCGTGGCTGaccgaaggaggaggaaaaataaaaataaataaaaaataaaaataaaaaataaaaattaatttttaaatgtatttttataAGAACAAAATGCCGAGGACCCGGGAACTAGCGTTGGGGTTCCCATGTCCAAGGTTAGAGTTTCACGTCCAAGCGTCGACACCTAGTAATGTTTTGAGAAACGTTATCCGattttttaaagaggaaatcatttgtCGGAATTTAAGCATAAGTTTTTCTCCaactaggaaaatattttttgttgactaatgTTTCTAAACAAAACGTACACTAGAAAATGAAGAAAGCATTATGTCTTCCTCGAAATAAACGTAGCCCGAGTAATAATTGTATTTTGGAATCTtctaaaagaagacaaaagaagGCAAACAATGTGCAACGATACAGTGCATTTTCGCACTTCCCTATTTCATCCTTTGATGATGAATACATGGCTTAGCGTACGACAGACTCTTGGCAGAAAATGATACATCAAGTAATAAAAAACGAATACAATCTAGAGATACTCACATGAGGGAGTCCAAAAAGATGTCTATCCCCATGTGGGCTTCTCCGCCTAGCTAGTTAAACCCTCAAAAATAACCCTTACACAACATATTATTTTGGTCAATATCATCAGTAATTTCCCCTTtggaataataataaaaacttactatgaatggtaaaaaaaaattttatatcaaCAGAAGCTCCATAGCCGGATTTCTTCAGCTTCTTCCAAGAGCTCCTCAACCGTGGGAGGACCAAACGACGCCGCGGCGATGTTATTGTACATTACTTGATCCACGTACTTGGGCGATTGGAGGGCATCATAGTTGCACCAGAAATCCATCATGTCCATCGATTCGCTAGGAGGGTACGCCCCGACGCATTGCGCGAGCAACACTTCGTCGTCCGGCTGATCCGTCGGCGAGGAACACATGGAGGGGGAAGAGACAAATGAGGGAGGGGTGGCAGCAGCGGCGACAGCGACATTATGGTCAGCACCACCACCATttgcagcggcggcggcggcggcggcgactcgCTGGATGGACTTGGGGGACATGGAGGCATTGGGTGGGACATGGTGGTGtgaggaggagagagggaaGTTCAAAGTGGCGGAAGAGCCCTTGATGCAGAGGAGAGCAGCATCATAGGCTCTGGCCGCCGCCTCGGCGGTGGAATAAGAGCCCAGCCAAATCCTTGTCTTCTGGTTCGGCGCTCTTATCTCGGAGACCCAGGAGCCCCAGCTTCTCATCCTCACTCCCTTGTACTTCTTCCTCAATGCATTGGATGATGGCATGGATGGCTCCGGCTCACTCTTCACCATTGGCAAAAACaatggtgagagagagagagagagagagagagagatcagtaAGAATGTTTGAATACGGTGGGTTTTCAGTGTAGAGTGGCTTTCTCCTTCTGCTTTTTGGCTGTTGTTCTTGCGAAAGTGAAAGGACTGATGGATGGAGGGTCCAAACACAAATGGAGGATTCAAAAGAGGATGCTGATTTTATAGATTCATAAGATTGTAGCCCAAGAAACAAGCAGGCAGCTTCCTTCCTTCCTGCTTATTCAAAAGTGTGGGGTTTTGGATATATGGATGACAGGTgttttttctcttgttcttttctaACATATTATTATGGGAGAAACATAGGATATTGGATTTATTTATGTCCCTATACCTCCATTCCATTCCATTCCAAACATCATTCTTACTGACCCATACTTCTTCTACTTGAAGGTGAAAGTAAAAGGGCAGGGTCTTTGAATGAGTCAAAGGGCCTTTACTGCTTTCTGCAAAAAATCAGTCACCCCCGAAATGTCAAAGACCGACGCAAAAGTTGGCAATTGGCGTGCTGATACGACCGCAAGGAGAATAGACCATGTTCAAGATTTTATTCATAAAGTAACCTGTCGAGTTTCTTTTCTATTGGGTACTTAAACATGATGAACCGAACTTATTTTAACTGTTCTACTTGCAATTCAATTCAACCACCATTTAATGAAACGAGTTTAGTTACTGTCCTCTGAATTTTACTGCTTGCGAGACAGTTTGTCAAAGCAGTTACATCGCATGACCACATTGACCAgcaacctttttttaaaaaaaaaaaataccttcgaGGGCAATGTTTTCAAAGGCCGGACACAAAACCCCGTGGTCTCTGGGAGAAAAAGTGAAAGGCCAGACCAGCTTGgacgcgcgcgcacacacactAATATCAAAATAATGAATGTTCTTTGCCTTCCTTGTGATTCTTGACTTTCTCAGCGAGTCACACCCCCACATGTTACCTGCATTATGCACCCAGTTAAAAGTCAAAAACCTGCAacagcaataaataaataaataataataataaagagaacTAAAACAAATGATCCAACTCCCCCCATTTTATTCCATAAACAAATTACAGAAAGAGCAATGCAGCTCactgaaagaaagagaaacatagGATGCTGCGAGAGGCAGCTTCCGAGGAGCTGCATATGATGGCTGCAGAGCTTCAGACTGGCTGTTACGCacagaataatttttttataaaaaaaaaaaagagagagacttagGGTTTACAACCATTTTAATAGAACTATACAAATGGATATTCAATATTTCATATAGAGAGCGAAAATAAGCAACCGAGGTAGTTAACACGCGCATTGCCaaggaaagaaggaaggaaggaagaggcAACGCTTGACGGAAGCACAGGGACACACCAGCTGTGTCTGGCCTGTCCCGCAGACCAAAAACCGCGTCTTCTCTGGTGGTGTCTTATCTCATTCCGATGTTGATGCTTCCCACCTTGGGAGTGTCTGATGTGATCAGTACGAGCGGGGATGAGGGATGGGCGAGCCCAATAATGCAAtcgataaaaaagaaagaaagaggaggcaAAGTACGTACGTCAAGGGGATCGCTCTCACCTGCCCTATGGCCATTTTTTGCTTAATTGCTCACGCAATGCATATGGCTTGACTTTTGAGGATGTAGCCCTAGTTTCGTCGGAGAACAAGTTTTCTCGgaatcggatttttttttttccgggagtCCGTAAGATTCGCCTTTGGCACGGCGGAATACAAGCTTAATGAACGAACCGAGCATACCTCGTCCCGTCGCACTGAGGCGCTGTCGGAGGGCGCTCCTTGCGGGGGAGTCTCCGGTCGTGCCTTGTGCACACCGTCCCCAGTCCCCGTCGATCATCGGAGACTAGCTCACTTCACTTTCACATTGTAATTAGTCATGTCCCTCTAATTTGCGACACAGCTAAGGCCTCTTGAGTGTGATCTCTCTAGAGAAAGGAAGATCGTGACGCGAACCTAGTATCATTAAATATACCTAGccagaaaatatttaatttttaaagtaTCGATAGCGCATGTCTCAGTGAATCGGAAATTGcgatcattttcctttttttggttgttgcCTTGGGGAACCCTCCCGTCGTAGAACACTCGCAAAATTCTCAACCACCTCCACTAAACGCATCTTCGGTTTTTATTAACTTCTAATTTTTCAATGGAAAGATTATAAGAGTGAACCCACAATTAAAACCACCTCGAAAGTAGAGCGACTTGTATCCAAAAGGGTCATGTTAGCAAGTATCTACGGAGGAGCGCGCTTACTGATCATACtaaataaaaactaatccaACTTTCAATTATCAATTACACATAAACACGAGAACAATTGATTTGCTGTGAACATCAAGCTTTCTTTATTTGATTATCTTACAAGTGTCCTATTTACTTTAGGGTTACCCGTTCACTTGCCCACCCAAAATAACAAAAGGGTCTCCTGTTTTCCGTCGTCCTTTTGCATTTAATTACCTCCGATATTACGTTGAAATCATAACATGGCATAGTAAAAATGTGTAAGTTTTGAATACATGGACTGCGCGACCCAAAATTACACCCCACATaagtattttcaaaaatcaatcacaaacCGCAGTTCATATGAACGAAATACATTTATGAAAAACTCCAATAACTACTCTTTTCATAATgctaaaataaaaatgggaaaatgtaGCTAGAatatgtatttctttttttgcacgGATAGCTGGTATATTAAACGGGTGGAATAAAAGTAACATCAGAAGGAGGGCGCTGAGTCAAAgcaaaaccctagatcataatAGTCCTAAGCTACACGTGATGAAGATAGAGATTTCCCATCTCATTAACACTGCCAGTTGTGGGATCATCAATGTCTCACTATTGTCTAACTACCACAAACGTGTAACAAAGTGTGGAAGGAGTCAAAGTCACTGCCTTTCAAAACCAAGAAACCTCGTGGCTTTTACCCATGTAAGCTCCGTCTTAATTTTACTAAGTTATATTTTATAGTGACATTTTAACCCTTTAATTTAACTATGATGTATTGTGTAACTCTCCTTGTTTCACAGGTAATGTCGGTTCTACCTAGGAATGAAAGTATTGAGCAAAATGATTAATTTACCATAAATTGTGAGTCCTTGTATTGATAACCTAAGAAAAGATTTGCACAaatagtccataaactttggtCAATGTTCAACATGATCCCTGAAATTTGATTGGatcaatgtgatttttgaacttcaacAGAAGTCCGATACTTCGCCGGAGAGATCGCTAAGAGGGAGTCTAAGTCCAACCCCGTTAACttatctagttggacccattttcacttaaaagtttaagccaatgagttatgtgtcaactaagatatattaaccgctccacaTCATATCAATTATTTGATAtaggacttctctaacacaactcacacgtgcatcttaacaatctctccctcacgtgCGAGCTCCAGTGTTAGGCTTGCTCCATCTTAATCCAAGTATCCTTCCACaccaacttatctcaacttaaatttccatcaacgcccatcgggctcgcattgctacaccacaatgccCATCGGCCCGGAAACCGCATTGGCCACCAAATTCCTTCATTGATATACTCACCAAACATTGATACATATTGAGAGTGAGCCACCAATGAAccattggctctgataccatttgttggaagTGCGAAGTAGAAGTCCGATACTTCACCGGGAAGATCGCCAAAATAGAGCTTAAGTCcaagcccgttaacatatctagttggatccaacttcactcaaaagcttaagataATGAGTTATAGGCCAACTAAGACATATTAACCGTTCCACACTATATCAATTATCTGATGTGTGACCTCTCTAgcacaactcacacatgcatcctAACAAATTCAAGTTTGAGGACAACAttgacattttcatatagttcaagaatTAGATTAAAGATAACCCAAAAGTttggggatcacattgaacaaattaaaaatttaaggacaACACTGCACATTGATATAATGgtcatggactacattgaacaaattaaaagttcatagcaacattgcatattgggccaaaatttgtgaaccatttgtgtcattatgcCATAATTTAAGGCTTTCGAAAATGCGATTGATTAATACTTATTAATGAGGAAATTCTATTCCCTCGAGTCTCTTGAATGTTTGAGGAAAAACCGACACTTTTTACTCTATAATATGATGTGAACTTTGCGACCCACAGTTTGAAATTTAAAGACTCTCGTAGTCCATAATTTGCTTCATGCCTTACACTTTGCGACCTCTCCTCATAAGAGTTAATCAACTGTTAGAAAAGATATTAATTTAGCGATTAAGTTTTGATACAACGGATCTCATATTCAAATCACAACTATTTCTCGTTCGAAGTAATCTTGAAGGGCGCATGCTCGCCACCATATAGCCGAATCCTTACCTGACGCGTATGGATAGAGGCAATTTAACATGCCTTCGTGATGACTAGTCGTACCGGAATGTTCAAAAACATCATTGCGAGAATTCTCCACTATTTTTAGTGAATCTAGTTAATGAGTACTCATAAGGCCCTTGTTGAGCAATCGAATTGCTCTATTCCAAATGAGAGGTTGTGcacaaaaagtagaaaaagggGAAGAcacatattttaattttggacgacGTGATAATGCATCATTGAATTGCATTATCTTAATCATAAATCTTGCACAAAAAGAAAGATTAGTGTCGGCGATCCGTACTagtcctccctccctcctccctcctTCCTCGTTCACACCCTTCAGAGCACGAGTCGCCTCTCTGTCAGCATTTCCCTCGGGCTCGTCCGATTGTGATTCGGAAGAAATAAAATGTGCTTCTATTGCTTTATGGCTAAAATTTGAAGATGTTGTTTACATTCTTGGAAAACCAAATTATTATAGATGGCATAGTGTTATGTATCAGGTGACCGATAGTAAGATTCcatacataataataataataataaaccacgtgtctctttttctccttttgtttttggcatGTCCAGGCCACACTTCTCTCCTATGTTTGCTGCTGTCCTAAAAATCAAAGGAACGAAACAGGGGTCTTGCCCCCTCCTCGAAGATGGCACGAAATTTCATGCTTCACTTCcggtttttttctttgttttcttttcgcaACAGCTGTGCTTTTCCTTTGTGAATTTCTGGAAGAAAGGGGATTGACAAAGTGGGTATGTATTGAAAGTTGACCCTGCTATGTTGAGATTGATTTGACCCTTATTTTACGCTTCCCTAcaggaaaaattgtaaaaaatacctcaaatttattgcatttttttaatttatttttaaataatttaattttattaattcagtcttaaatatttaatatttatgtcaattcaattctaagtcttttttttgtgttgattcaaccctaaaatttttatatttatataaattCAATCCGTTCGGCCAACTTTGACCCTCGGACGCTTGCGTGGATGTGGATCAGCACTGACGTAGATGCCAATGTTtgtatagataatttttaataatattttaatttttttcaaattttttgacttttcctttttttttatttttttattttctgtttctttccctttactttcttcttcctctgttcGAATTGCAGTGAACTCATGTTTTGCAGGTAACGAATAAAATCAAGaacgtgaggaagaagaagatgccgcCACTGCCGCCGCCCGCTGCCGCACCCCACGGCCAACCCGACGCCTTCGATGGCTTCACCGAAGAGATCATCCACCTCATCCTCAACCACGCAACGACAACCCACTTAACtgaagagatctcttctggtcttcgaggtcggcctcgcccagGCCAGATCTGGGCGGTCACTTCGGCCACCGCGTCCGTCGGctgcgaggccgacctcgcccaggCCGACACAATTCGTGGCCAGGCTCGACAGCCCCAAGTGTCTGAAGAACCTGGACCAGGAGAGATCCACGGATCTGAGGGTGGAATTTCACGACTGAGAGAACGAGGTCAGCATCCCGTCGTCGACGTGAGGGCAGAGCGAGAGACCGAGCCGCGAAATGAAGGGGTAACAGCGAGCGATCGAAGGGAGGAGGTCGGAAGAGAGGGGCCTGAGGACCAGCGGTGGCGGGACTCCACGGAGAGGAAGGACTTGCAGGCGAGGTAGAAGGACTAGCGAGCAAGAGGGTTGTCGTCGCCTAGGTGGTCGAGGAGTTGGTGAGGCCATCAAAGGGGTCGGGTTGGTTGTGGGATGCggcagcagcggcggcggcgtggtcgtcttcttcttcctcacgttCTTGAGTTAATTCGTTACCTGCAAAACACGACTTCACTGAAAATgcaaatggaggaagaagaaagcaaaagtaaaaggaaagaaacagaaaagaaaaataaataaataaaattaaaatattattaaaaattatctaagtAAGCGTCGGTGTCCACATCAATACCGACCAAGATTCACGTCAGCACCGGtaggccaaaattgaccggacggaccgaattgatacaaatacaagaggtaatttatgactaaattgacacaaatgaaaaaaatttagcattgaattgatttagaattgaattgataaaagtgcaatagatttataacttttttaacgatttttcctttccctaTAAGTGTCCCATTCCTATGTTGAGCTGGCTTAAAGTACTAGAAGCATAGGCTTAACCCGAAGATACAAATGAAAAACGACAGTAACAATTTCTCGAAGAAGCACAGATCGGTCCAGGGTCTTGGGGTTTGCTTGCTTGACATTGCCGCTTGAGATCCTGGTTGAGACGTGCCCACCTAGACGTGCCCACATGGAATGCAAAATATTGGATTTTCTAAGGTAATTAGTTGGAAACTTTTAGGTCTCCACAATTTCATGACCCTAAGTATAGTAGCATTTCATCTTCGAGGCTCCAACATAGCAAGGACCATACGTTATGAACCCGGTTTGGGCCATTTTGACTTTAAGGAGTTATTTTTCACGGGAAATCGCTATTTCgagaatttggattttcactttAGATGAGTGCGAtgcaagagttttttttttttttttttaagagcaaGGTAGTACTATTTAATTGCAGTATTATATCATGGAAATGATTTCTGGTAGACTAAGTAACTATCGGACCCTCCAATAGTtgttctcaaattctctcattATTCGACCAAGTTTTGTCCAATTTATAGAGCTCTAGATTCGCACATTGCACTTGCGTCATGTACACGTTACGTCCATCTAATCCTTTCCAAAGAATCCCGGCAAAACTCCTAGAAAAGAACGTAGAGAACTTCTTCCAGTATGGGC from Rhodamnia argentea isolate NSW1041297 chromosome 2, ASM2092103v1, whole genome shotgun sequence encodes the following:
- the LOC115751427 gene encoding ethylene-responsive transcription factor ERF014 is translated as MVKSEPEPSMPSSNALRKKYKGVRMRSWGSWVSEIRAPNQKTRIWLGSYSTAEAAARAYDAALLCIKGSSATLNFPLSSSHHHVPPNASMSPKSIQRVAAAAAAAANGGGADHNVAVAAAATPPSFVSSPSMCSSPTDQPDDEVLLAQCVGAYPPSESMDMMDFWCNYDALQSPKYVDQVMYNNIAAASFGPPTVEELLEEAEEIRLWSFC